The Tissierellales bacterium genome includes a window with the following:
- a CDS encoding response regulator transcription factor — MRIFLLEDDETLGFGIKVYLVNNGYDVVIGKSLKEAKENFTYDFNLILLDINLPDGTGFDFLRIFNIESTPVIFLTVNDSEEDIVKGLNISDGYITKPFKLPILKAKIESVLRRVDGAEEKLNYRGLILDEKNYRCVLDGEDINLTLKEYEVLKLLLENRGNTLSRDKILEIIWDMDGEFVEDNTLSVTVKRLREKLKDYGYVVETVRGIGYRFVRD, encoded by the coding sequence ATGAGAATATTTTTATTAGAAGATGATGAAACTCTAGGTTTTGGAATAAAGGTCTATTTAGTTAACAATGGCTATGATGTAGTAATTGGTAAATCTTTAAAGGAAGCTAAAGAAAACTTTACTTATGATTTTAATTTAATTCTTTTAGATATAAATTTACCAGATGGGACGGGTTTTGATTTCTTAAGGATATTTAATATAGAATCTACACCAGTAATATTTTTAACAGTTAATGATTCTGAGGAAGATATAGTAAAGGGACTTAATATCTCTGATGGATATATAACAAAGCCTTTTAAACTCCCAATATTAAAAGCGAAAATAGAAAGTGTTTTAAGGCGAGTAGATGGAGCAGAAGAAAAGTTAAACTATAGAGGTTTAATATTAGATGAAAAAAACTATAGATGCGTTTTAGATGGAGAAGATATAAATTTAACTTTAAAGGAATATGAAGTTTTGAAACTTCTTCTTGAAAATAGGGGGAATACCTTAAGTCGAGATAAGATTTTAGAAATAATTTGGGATATGGATGGAGAGTTTGTAGAAGACAATACTCTCTCTGTTACAGTTAAAAGGCTTAGGGAAAAACTAAAGGATTATGGCTATGTAGTAGAAACTGTTAGGGGAATTGGCTATAGATTTGTGAGGGATTAA